The Caldisericia bacterium DNA segment GGATAGTTGGAAGAAGAATCTATGGAGGGCAGTCCACATACATTCCCTTGAGGTTAATTCAAGCAGGAATCCTACCAATAATATTTGCATCCTCATTTATCATGTTTCCTGCAACTTTAGCACAGTTTTTCCCTGGCACATGGATTGAGAATGTGGCAAAGGTATTAACAGACAGAACATCAATTGTATACAATATAACCTTCTTCCTGCTGGTGGTTTTCTTCACATACTTCTATACAGAGATCTCCTTTAACCCTCAAGAACTGGCAGATAACTTAAAGAAGTGGGGTGGTTTCATCCCAGGTGTAAGACCGGGGAAGGCAACTGCCCAGTACATTGCAAGGATTATCAACAGAATTACACTACCTGCAGCAATAATTCTTGGTCTTATCGCTATAGTACCTAATTATTTCTTCAGAACTGTGAATATACGAGCTTTCTACTTTGGAGGTACCTCAATACTTATTATTATAGGAGTTGCCCTTGAGACTGTTCAACAGATAGATGCCTATGTGAAGATGCGTCACTACGAGGGACTTCTCAAATGAAGATTGTTATGCTTGGAAACATAGGAGTTGGTAAGGGAACTCAGGGAAGGAAGATTTCAGAAAGATTTAATATTCCATATATCGCCACAGGAGATATATTTAGAGAGAATATAAGAAAGGAAACCCCTCTTGGGAAAAAGGTGAAGAATATTCTTAAAGAGGGGAAACTTGTTCCAGATGAGGTTGTAAATGAGATAGTTTTTGATAAAATTAATAATTTGGAAGGGTTTGTCCTTGATGGTTTTCCAAGGACTCTATTTCAAGCAGAGCAACTTGAAAAATTTCTTAAGTCAAGAAACAATCCCTTGAATTTTGTTATTTACCTCACCCTTCCTGAGGAGACAATTGTAAAGAGGCTGACAGGGAGAAGGATTTGCCCTAAATGTGGAAGGGTTTACAACATCTACTTTAATCCTCCAAAGAATGATGAGGTTTGTGATTTTGATGGTGAAAGATTAATTCAGAGGGAGGACGATAGTCTTGAAGTTGTTAAAAGGAGAATTGAGGAGTTTAAGAGAAATACCCTTCCTCTTGTAGATTTTTATAGAGAGAGGAAGATACTCTTTGAGATAGATGGAGATGGAACTGTTGATGAAGTTTTTAATAGAATAGTGAAGATTATAGATGATAATACTAAAGAGTAAGGCTGAAATAGAGATCATGAGAGAAGCTGGAATACTTCTCTCAGAGGTGTTGGAAGAGTTAAAGAAGATGGTAAAAGAAGGAGTTTCTGCGCAAGAACTGGACAGGTTTGCTGAGAAGAAAATAAGGAGCCTCAATGCAGAGCCTGCATTTAAGGGATACAGAGGCTATCCTTATACGCTCTGTGTCTCTGTGAACAGTGAGGTTGTTCATGGATTTCCTTTAAGAGATAAGGTTTTTAAAGAAGGAGACCTTGTCTCTCTTGATATAGGGCTTAAGTATAAAGGATACTACTCAGATATGGCATTTACAGTTCCTGTTGGGAAGATAGACGAGAGAAAAAGGAAACTTCTTGAGATTGGAGAGAGGGCACTTTACCTTGGAATATCAAAGGCAAGAGTTGGAAACAGACGTGGTGATATATCCAATGCCATTGAAGAGTTTGTGAAAGAAAATGGTTTTAGTGTTGTAAAGGATTATGTGGGACATGGAATTGGTAGAAATTTGCATGAGGATCCACAGGTTCCAAACTTTGGAGATAGGAGTGAAGGACCCATACTGAAGGAGGGCATGACTATAGCTATTGAACCGATGATATGCATAGGTAGTGGAAAGACGAAGGTAGAGGATGATGGCTGGACTGCGAAAACTGTTGATGACGGTCCGTGTGTGCATTTTGAACATACAATTGCTATTACAGGGAGAGGTCCTTTGATTCTCACTGTTCCAGAGGAGGTGAGGTGATGGGGAAGAAAAAAGAATATGTAGAAGTGGAAGGAATTGTTGTTGAAACTCTTCCGAATATGAACTTTAAGGTCAAACTTCCAAATGGAAAAATAATAAAAGCTTTTGTGAGTGGAAAGATGAGGCTCCACTCCATCAGGGTTGTTCCTGGAGATAGGGTTAAGCTCCAGATATCTATATACGACCCTACTCAGGGGAGAATTGTTTACAGACTTTCTTAAAGGAGGAATAGGATGAAGGTAAGGTCTTCAGTAAAGAAGATATGTCCTAAGTGTAGGATTATAAAGAGAAAAGGAAGGGTTATGGTGATTTGCTCTAACCCAAAACATAAGCAGAGACAAGGATAGGAGGAGATATGGCAAGAGTTGTTGGTGTAGATTTACCAAAAAACAAAAGAATAGATATAGCTCTAACCTATATCTATGGAATAGGTCGTTCAAGAGCTAAGGAGATAGTTGAAAAGGTGGGCCTTGATATAAATAAGAAGGTGAAGGATTTGACACCTGAGGAGATTAAAGCTCTTAACGAGTTCATTCCAAAGAACTACAAGGTTGAAGGAGAATTGAGGAAGGAAATTGCTTCCAACATCAGGAGACTCATAGATATTAACTGCTACAGAGGGATGAGACATAAGAGGGGTCTTCCAGTGAGAGGTCAGAGGACAAGAACCAATGCAAGGACAAGAAAGGGCCCAAGAAAAACTATAGGAAGGAAAAGATAAGGAGGATTAGATGGCTAAAAAGAAAAAGAAAAAAAGAATAGATGAGTATGTGAATGCCTATATTCAATCCACATTCAATAACACAATAGTTACTATTACCGATAAGAATGGAAATGTGCTTACATGGGGTTCTGCAGGTACTGTTGGATTTAAAGGAACTAAAAAGGGTACACCTTTTGCTGCTCAGCTTACAGCAGAATCAGTTGCAAAGAAGGCAGTAAATATGGGAGCGAAGTATGTTGATGTGTTTATTAAAGGTCCAGGTCCAGGTAGAGAGACTGCAGTGAGAGCTCTTCAGACTGGAGGTCTGATTGTTAAATCCATAAAGGATGTGACACCAATTCCACACAATGGTTGCAGACCTCCAAAGAGAAGAAGGGTCTAAAGGAGGAAGATATGGCTAAAATTACAAAACCCAAATGTAGAATTTGCAGAAGACTTGGCGTGAAGTTGTTTCTAAAGGGTGAAAAGTGTTATACATCAAAATGTCCCCTTGAGAGAAAGTTCTCTCCACCAGGTATGCAGGGTATAAGAAGAAAACCCAAACCCTCAGATTATGCTATACATCTCTGGGAGAAACAGAAATTAAGGAAGATATATGGAGTTATGGAGAGACAGTTTAGAAGATATTTTGAAAGAGCTGCATCTCAGAGAAAGATTGCCACAGGTGAGAAACTCCTTGAATTACTTGAGAGAAGGCTTGACAATGTAATTTTTAGAGGAGGACTTTCAGTTTCAAGGTCTGCTGCAAGACAGCTTGTCTCCCATGGTCATGTTCTTGTGAATGGAAGAAAGGTTACAATTCCTTCCTTTGAGGTAAAGCCAGGAGATAAGATTCAGTTGAGACCAAAGGCAAAGAATATACCCACAGTTCTTTCTGCTATAGAGCAAAAACCATTTGTCCCTCCATGGCTAAACACAGATTTTGATAATCTAACAATAGAGGTTCTTTCTGTTCCTACAAGGGATCAAATAGATACTCCAATTAAAGAGGAACTCGTTGTTGAGTTCTACTCCAAGTAAGGGGTGAAAGATGGAGTATTTAAGTGGAAGACCAAAAGTAAAAGTTTTGGAAGAGAAAAAGAATTACTTAAAGTTTGTTGTTGATCCTCTCTACAGAGGTTATGGAATAACACTTGGCAATGCCTTAAGGAGAGTTCTTCTTTCCTCTATAAGGGGTTATGGCATTTACGCTGTGGAGATAGGTGGTATCACCCATGAATTTACCTCTATTCCACATGTATATGAAGATGTGCCAGAGATAATATTTAACCTAAAACAGGTGGTAATAAAAGGTTCACTTGATAGAGATAAACTTCATTTGAAAGTTAAAGGAGAAAAGGAGGTTAAAGCTTCTGACTTTGAACCAAATCCAAATATAGAGATAGTGAACCCTGATCAGCACCTGTTCACCATAACAGATAAAGAAGGTGAAGTGGAGATTACTGCCTATGTTAAAAGAGGCTTTGGATACAATTTGGAATCAGAGAATAAAGAGAAGGGATTTCCAATAAATACAATATTTATGGATACAGTTTTTTCCCCTGTAAGGAAGGTGAATTTTAATGTCTCTTCCTCAGATGTTGCGCCATTTCCAAAGAGAGAAAAACTGGTTATGGAGATCTATACCAATGGTGCAATAAACCCAAGAGAAGCATTGAAGGAGGCATCTGAGATTCTCAAGTATTACATGGATGTTATAAGCGAGTTTAAAGAGGAAGAGGTAAAGAAAGAACTCTCTGTTGAACTGCTCCCTATTCCAAGTAGGATAAAGAATATCTTAAGGAAAGAGGGAATAGAGACAGTTACCCAGCTTAAAAGGCTGGTAAATTCTGGTGATATAAAGGATATAAGAGGAATAGGAGAGAAATCCATTGAGGAGATAAGAGAGGTACTCTTTAAGACAGAGGAGGCGGTGGAAGAGCCTTCATTCTTCTCTAAAGCAATTGATGAGCTTATGGATGAATTTGCATTAACCGATGAGGAGCTCATGAGATTGAAAGAGGGTGGAATAAAGACATTGAAGGACCTTTTAGGGTATAGTGCTTCAGATCTTCTATCTGATAAATTTGGACTCCCCTCAAAGAGGGTTAAAAGGATAGAGAATAAACTTAGGAAATGGAATCTATTTCTTAGAAAGGAGAAGAAAAAATGAGACATAGAGCAGGTTATAGGAAACTAAACAGATTTCCTTCTCACAGGAAGATGATGCTAAGGAATCTTCTTACATCTCTTATTATCCATGAGAGAATCGTAACCACTGAGGCAAGGGCAAAGGAACTTAGAAGACTTGCAGACAGGGTTATAACATGGGCAAAGAAAGATACACTCCATGATTGGAGGAAGGTCTATTCACTTCTTCTTTCAAAGGAAGCAGGTAAGCATCTTGAGGAAATTAAAGACAGGTTTGAAGGAAGAGATGGTGGATACACAAGAATAATTCCCTTAGGCGAAAGAAGGGGTGATGGTTCGTTTCAGGTAATAATTGAGCTTATAAAAGAGTGATTGAATTTAAGAATGTTTCCTTTTCCTACCTTTCACCCGAAAGGATTGATGTACTTAAAAATGTTAATCTTAAGATTGATAAGGGTGAATTTGTCAGCATAATAGGAAGAAACGGATCAGGTAAATCAACTCTTGCAAGATTAATATCGGTTCTCCTCCTCCCCTCAGAAGGGGAGGTTTTTGTTGATGGTATGAACACGAGGGAGGAGGAGAATCTTTACAAGATAAGAAGAAAGGTTGGCATGGTTTTTCAGAATCCAGACAACCAGATTGTTTCACAGATTGTGGAAGAAGATGTTGCCTTTGGGCTTGAAAATCTAAATTTTCCTCCAGATAAGATAAGAGAAAAGGTTGATGAGGTTCTTAAAGAGGTTGGTCTTTATGAATTTAAAAACTTTCCTCCCCATTTTCTTTCAGGGGGACAGAAGCAGAAACTTGCCATTGCAGGTGTTTTGGTTATGGAGCCAGAGTATCTTGTTCTTGATGAGCCAACCTCTCTTCTGGATCCAAGGGGAAGAAGGGATGTAATCAATTTAATATTGAAGTTACATAAGAAGGGTATAACCATAGTGCTTATAACTCACAGAATGGAAGAAGCATCAATGTCACAGAGGGTAATAGTTTTAAATGATGGAAGGATAGAGATGGAAGGGTCACCTCAAGATGTCTTTAAAGAAGTTGAAAGGTTAAGGAGCATTGATCTATCCGTTCCTCCACTCACCTATCTTTCATATTTATTGAAGAAGGAAGGATACCCTCTGGAGGTAAAGCTTTGGAAGAGAGAGGATCTCTTAAGAGAGATATTGCAATTGAAGTTAAGGGTTTAAGCTATATCTACAGCCGTGGACTTCCCTATGAAAAGGAAGCCTTAACTTCTGTAAGTATCAAGATTTTTAAAGGGGAAGCTGTGGGAATAGTTGGACACACAGGAAGTGGAAAATCTACACTTATTCAGCATTTTAACGGTCTTATCTTACCACAGGTCGGAACTGTAAAAGTCTTTGGAGAAGAGATTAAAAATGATAAGAAGTTTTTAAAGGAGTTGAGGAGAAGGGTGGGTCTTGTTTTTCAATTTCCAGAATCCCAGCTCTTTGCAGAAACTGTTTACGATGACATTGCTTTTGGTCCAAGAAACCTAAAACTTCCAGAGGATGAGGTGAAGGAAAGGGTTATGTGGGCTATTAATGAAGTTGGTTTAACCAGTGAGTATCTTGATAGGTCTCCATTCTCTCTTTCAGGTGGTGAGAAGAGGAGGGTAGCAATAGCAGGGGTTCTTTCAATGAAACCCGAAATCCTTGTTCTTGATGAACCAACAGCAGGTCTTGATCCTCAGGGAACGGAAGAGATACTCTCTGTTGTTAAGAGGCTTAAGAGCGAGAAGGATGTAACAGTTATATTTGTTTCCCATTCTATGGAGGACATTTTATCCCTTGTTGATAGAATTTTTGTTCTAAAAGAGGGAAGGGTAGTTGTAGAAGGGAAGATTGAGGAAGTTTTTAAAAACAAGGAAATTGTTGAACTTTTTGATTTATCAGTGCCAGA contains these protein-coding regions:
- a CDS encoding energy-coupling factor transporter ATPase → MAIEVKGLSYIYSRGLPYEKEALTSVSIKIFKGEAVGIVGHTGSGKSTLIQHFNGLILPQVGTVKVFGEEIKNDKKFLKELRRRVGLVFQFPESQLFAETVYDDIAFGPRNLKLPEDEVKERVMWAINEVGLTSEYLDRSPFSLSGGEKRRVAIAGVLSMKPEILVLDEPTAGLDPQGTEEILSVVKRLKSEKDVTVIFVSHSMEDILSLVDRIFVLKEGRVVVEGKIEEVFKNKEIVELFDLSVPDIFLLGEELKEKGFKIDEPFRDPLIAKKEIVKNI
- the rplQ gene encoding 50S ribosomal protein L17 is translated as MRHRAGYRKLNRFPSHRKMMLRNLLTSLIIHERIVTTEARAKELRRLADRVITWAKKDTLHDWRKVYSLLLSKEAGKHLEEIKDRFEGRDGGYTRIIPLGERRGDGSFQVIIELIKE
- a CDS encoding energy-coupling factor transporter ATPase, giving the protein MIEFKNVSFSYLSPERIDVLKNVNLKIDKGEFVSIIGRNGSGKSTLARLISVLLLPSEGEVFVDGMNTREEENLYKIRRKVGMVFQNPDNQIVSQIVEEDVAFGLENLNFPPDKIREKVDEVLKEVGLYEFKNFPPHFLSGGQKQKLAIAGVLVMEPEYLVLDEPTSLLDPRGRRDVINLILKLHKKGITIVLITHRMEEASMSQRVIVLNDGRIEMEGSPQDVFKEVERLRSIDLSVPPLTYLSYLLKKEGYPLEVKLWKREDLLREILQLKLRV
- the rpsM gene encoding 30S ribosomal protein S13, producing the protein MARVVGVDLPKNKRIDIALTYIYGIGRSRAKEIVEKVGLDINKKVKDLTPEEIKALNEFIPKNYKVEGELRKEIASNIRRLIDINCYRGMRHKRGLPVRGQRTRTNARTRKGPRKTIGRKR
- a CDS encoding DNA-directed RNA polymerase subunit alpha, producing the protein MEYLSGRPKVKVLEEKKNYLKFVVDPLYRGYGITLGNALRRVLLSSIRGYGIYAVEIGGITHEFTSIPHVYEDVPEIIFNLKQVVIKGSLDRDKLHLKVKGEKEVKASDFEPNPNIEIVNPDQHLFTITDKEGEVEITAYVKRGFGYNLESENKEKGFPINTIFMDTVFSPVRKVNFNVSSSDVAPFPKREKLVMEIYTNGAINPREALKEASEILKYYMDVISEFKEEEVKKELSVELLPIPSRIKNILRKEGIETVTQLKRLVNSGDIKDIRGIGEKSIEEIREVLFKTEEAVEEPSFFSKAIDELMDEFALTDEELMRLKEGGIKTLKDLLGYSASDLLSDKFGLPSKRVKRIENKLRKWNLFLRKEKKK
- the infA gene encoding translation initiation factor IF-1; this translates as MGKKKEYVEVEGIVVETLPNMNFKVKLPNGKIIKAFVSGKMRLHSIRVVPGDRVKLQISIYDPTQGRIVYRLS
- the map gene encoding type I methionyl aminopeptidase, whose amino-acid sequence is MIILKSKAEIEIMREAGILLSEVLEELKKMVKEGVSAQELDRFAEKKIRSLNAEPAFKGYRGYPYTLCVSVNSEVVHGFPLRDKVFKEGDLVSLDIGLKYKGYYSDMAFTVPVGKIDERKRKLLEIGERALYLGISKARVGNRRGDISNAIEEFVKENGFSVVKDYVGHGIGRNLHEDPQVPNFGDRSEGPILKEGMTIAIEPMICIGSGKTKVEDDGWTAKTVDDGPCVHFEHTIAITGRGPLILTVPEEVR
- a CDS encoding adenylate kinase, with amino-acid sequence MKIVMLGNIGVGKGTQGRKISERFNIPYIATGDIFRENIRKETPLGKKVKNILKEGKLVPDEVVNEIVFDKINNLEGFVLDGFPRTLFQAEQLEKFLKSRNNPLNFVIYLTLPEETIVKRLTGRRICPKCGRVYNIYFNPPKNDEVCDFDGERLIQREDDSLEVVKRRIEEFKRNTLPLVDFYRERKILFEIDGDGTVDEVFNRIVKIIDDNTKE
- the rpsD gene encoding 30S ribosomal protein S4, which encodes MAKITKPKCRICRRLGVKLFLKGEKCYTSKCPLERKFSPPGMQGIRRKPKPSDYAIHLWEKQKLRKIYGVMERQFRRYFERAASQRKIATGEKLLELLERRLDNVIFRGGLSVSRSAARQLVSHGHVLVNGRKVTIPSFEVKPGDKIQLRPKAKNIPTVLSAIEQKPFVPPWLNTDFDNLTIEVLSVPTRDQIDTPIKEELVVEFYSK
- the rpsK gene encoding 30S ribosomal protein S11; amino-acid sequence: MAKKKKKKRIDEYVNAYIQSTFNNTIVTITDKNGNVLTWGSAGTVGFKGTKKGTPFAAQLTAESVAKKAVNMGAKYVDVFIKGPGPGRETAVRALQTGGLIVKSIKDVTPIPHNGCRPPKRRRV
- the rpmJ gene encoding 50S ribosomal protein L36, which translates into the protein MKVRSSVKKICPKCRIIKRKGRVMVICSNPKHKQRQG